The stretch of DNA GTCggaaatattacatttacagGCGGTTTAAAAGGGCAGATGGTGACAGTGAATGCACCAGGAGGGACGCTGAGGTGCGCTGAGTGGAACCTTTGGTGCACAATTATTTGTCTGGCTActgcttgttaaaaaaaaaaacaacacaattatACATGAAGCGGTAACAGAACGCACAGACAGGTAAAGAGAAAAAATGCTTTGGCAAAAAGCAAAAATGTGCCACAGGCTTTCTTTACCCTGACAGTCTTTACTGAGGGAAATTTGTATCATAAACCACTTACTGCAATTGCTTCCTGGTCCTCTGCAAGGTTAGGAAGCTGTCAGTACTGACAGAAACACTTACAACCAGAACAACCAGCTACAGGTGACTGTTACTACTGTGACTACCtatgtgtgttcatgtattGTGTAATGTCAAAACCATCTGATGTATACTCCTCAATACGCTGTCAAATTTGCAGGCAAGACCGTTTTCTTGCCCTTTGACGTTTATATCTCCACAGTGGCTGAACAGATGTTTACTATTCAATCTGCATTTAAAACATCCATCTCTCTTTGTTCTTTTGCAATTTAAAACTGTGAGGATTGCCTAGTTCTGATATCTGTTATTATTACTCTCGCTTGACTGTTTTGTCTTGTTCTTTCGTTTTTTTGAACAGGTTTGTATATAATGGCAGCTGTCACTAACACATTTGAAAGTGTAAAAGCGACCATCTTATCAGCTCATGAAAGCACCACATCAGTAGAAAAGGTCAACTTCTACAACTCCTGGGCAGAGAACTATGACCAGGTTAGATAACTGAagtacaataaaacaatatcaGTAAAGTATTTGCAGTATTTGATTTGCCAAGTTAAGTTATAGGAAATGCACTTTAACTGATATTATTGTGCAGAAATTGAGCAGAACATGCATTACTGATAAACAGTACTAAGCAAAATAATGCAGTCCTATCATATCATTATGTCATATCATTATGTGGCTATCTGTGTATCTTATtaaatctgttttgttttttatatttaaccaAATGTAGCTTTACTGTGCTCATGTTCACCTTCTTTTTGGTGCAAAAAACGGTTTGAGTAGGATATGGCTGTTCTGGACTACCGTGCACCAAGTCTGGCAGCAAACAGCATCTCCTCCCATTTCAGCAGTGATCGTGAAGCAGCTGTAGTGTTGGATGTGGCCTGTGGTACAGGACTGGTGGCCAAACAGGTAAACTCACAAGATGGAGAACAAACTCGTGCACTTATGGGATTCTAGTCAAAGGACAACAGAATCAAAAGGAGCAATTGCAAACTTTTAGTCTTGATGCAGTAATATATAATTTCATATTCGACAAAgccttttttctattttctctaaAATGTGACTTTTGTATTGTAAAGTATTTCCACTTAATCTCCTCTCTCCTTGCAAATATTAACTTGTTTGGATgaaaacttttatttaaaaccTTTCCCTTCTTGCTCTTGTGCTTTAAAGCAGTACATATCCTATCACTATGAGTTTTTAGTTTCCATGTTCATTTGAATTGACCAGTAAGACTGATAAACAACCAAAAGTGTCTCTGTTGTACAGATGAAGAGACATGGATTTGGACATTTTATGGGTATCGATGGAAGCGAGGCTATGTTGAAGTTGGCCAGAGAGAGCGGGTTGTACCAGGACCTGAAGCAGTTCTTGCTGGGAGAGGGGCCGCTGCCTGTCCAATGGGGTAATTTAAtcgttttaattatttaaattttttacaCATTCACCACTGTGATTCAGTTAAGCGATCCTCAATTGGGGTTGGTCAGCCAATTTTAtaaacttattttgaaaaaaaaaaactcttgttATCCATGATATTATGGTTATTAAATAGTATTAATCTTTAgtgttattattagtagtacTGTAAACTCTCCTATCTTCTTCCCTCCGTCACCTCTCCCCTCTATTTCCTCTTGCAGGTTTGTTTGATGTGGTTGTGATCGTTGGAGCACTGAGTGTTGGTCAGGTCCCGGTTGGTGTTGTCAGAAAGTTGTGCGAGTCCACCAAACCAGGTgagaatatgtttttttttggctttatgCTGCATCAACTGCAGTTCAGATCCTTTGTTGAAAATTAGTATCTCCTCACTGTAGTGTAGTGTACTGTTTTAATCACTCAAAAACACCACTGCACTCTCACCTGTTTCCACTAGGTGGCTACATTTGCATGACAACCAGAAGTAACCGTGACAATGTGGAATACAAAGCCGCCCTGGAGCGTGAGCTCAAGCAGATGGAGGACGAAGGGCTCTGGACTTGTGTAGAGGTGACTGAGGTGGAAGACTGGGAGAGAGCGGTGTCACAGCATGAGGACGGATACATAGCTGGTGCCGTGTACCTCTATAAGAAACTAAAACTATAGCACGTTGCACGTCAATGTAGATGCGACATAACAGCAGCAAACGTACAAAACAACTCAAGAAGAtacaaaatattcaaataacTCACTTTTAACTTCAGGTGTCCCATTTTAAATGAACAGCATCACAGGTCAGGCATGATGTGCCTGGTATATGACTTTGGGTTCAAGCAGCACAAATGTCAGTGACGCTCTGATACACAGTGACGTTGAAACTGGAAAAGTGGTGAAATAAAGCACTCTCTAAACAGTATgcaactgagataagatccatatcaatgcaaatcaaaccagctattaggctaactgaaataaaaccatgccaatgtctaggtatggtgaaggggatgtgatgatgtggggctattttaattccaaaggccaagggaactttatcaggatgcatagtatcctggatccatgaaataactggcctttaaaaataaaaatctgcctgcctctatgggaatttaacataggggtatgtataattatggcccctgtatttttaggaagaacatttatttatttacaatacattattcattcacaaaaaaattggtgtccttaaaaggtcagatttttcctcatttttttaattaaggcattaagatcaatttccaaaagatgatttttttattcctctttttagtcaactttagcatgggtatgaatacttatgagcagcactgtatatatgtgtgtatgtgtgtgtgtgtatatacatatacagtatctggGCATAGGGCTGTCAAAAGAAGATGGTGGAGGATGCAATGTTACTTACAGACTTGCAAGAAAAATGCAATGTGCTGGTGGTGTACAGTATAATACATGCTTGTCATCATATTTGAAATTGTCCTGAATATATTTGTAATATACATTAAAACATATGTTGGTATGGTCACCCagatagaggtttactcctcgacgcagcaggcccgGGTTCTACTTCGACctgtgtcattccccctctctctcccctttcatatcttgattctgtcctgtcaaaaataaaggccgaaaatgcccaaaaaataatcttaaaaaaaaaaacatatgctggtataggatggatggatgaagagTCCATTTATTTTGGTCTGACGAGGTCTGATGTGTTTGAGTGCACCACTGACCAAAGGATGGCAGTGTTTTTCAAGTGGCCTACTGGTGCTGTACAGCCAAATATTGTTAAAACCCACATaacttaatttaaatattttggcTTACTTCAGTGTAGTTTTATTCATGTATTACTCATTTTTCGTAGCCCCTACCTTTCATATGTATCTGAATACAATTTTACAGGTTTATGTCATGTATCTACACAAAGTCTTCTCTAAAGTAAGACTTGTGCATTTTAGACAA from Sander lucioperca isolate FBNREF2018 chromosome 13, SLUC_FBN_1.2, whole genome shotgun sequence encodes:
- the mettl27 gene encoding methyltransferase-like protein 27 produces the protein MAAVTNTFESVKATILSAHESTTSVEKVNFYNSWAENYDQDMAVLDYRAPSLAANSISSHFSSDREAAVVLDVACGTGLVAKQMKRHGFGHFMGIDGSEAMLKLARESGLYQDLKQFLLGEGPLPVQWGLFDVVVIVGALSVGQVPVGVVRKLCESTKPGGYICMTTRSNRDNVEYKAALERELKQMEDEGLWTCVEVTEVEDWERAVSQHEDGYIAGAVYLYKKLKL